In Catenulispora sp. EB89, the genomic window GCTCCGTCTCACTCCTTGACCCTGCGGAGCAAGGACCTCTGCCTGCCGAGGGATAGGCTCTGGAGGCGAAACCATCAGAGCTGAAGGAGAGATGCGACGTGGCGTCCATCGAAGCCATCAACGCGCGGGAGATCCTGGACTCGCGCGGCAACCCGACCGTCGAGGTCGAGGTGCTTCTCGAAGACGGCAGCTTCGCCCGCGCGGCGGTCCCCTCGGGTGCCTCCACCGGCGCGTTCGAGGCCGTCGAGCTGCGCGACGGCGACCCGGCCCGCTACGGCGGCAAGGGCGTCGAGCGGGCCGTGCAGGGAGTGCTGGACGAGATCTACCCCGCCGTGGTCGGCGAGGACGCCTCCGACCAGCGGCTGATCGACCAGGCCATGATCGACCTGGACGCCACGCCGAACAAGGCCCGCCTGGGCGCCAACGCGATCCTCGGCGTCTCGCTGGCGGTCGCCAAGGCCGCCGCGGAGTCTGCCGAGCTGCCGCTGTTCCGCTACCTCGGCGGTCCGAACGCGCACACGCTGCCGGTGCCGATGATGAACATCCTCAACGGCGGCGCGCACGCGGACTCCAACGTGGACATCCAGGAGTTCATGATCGCGCCGATCGGCGCGGGCAGCTTCCGCGAGGCGCTGCGCTGGGGCGCGGAGGTCTACCACGCGCTGAAGTCGGTGCTGAAGGAGCAGGGTCTGGCCACGGGCCTGGGCGACGAGGGCGGCTTCGCGCCGAACCTGCCGTCCAACCGCGACGCGCTGGACCTGATCAAGGTGGCGATCGAGAAGGCCGGCTACGTCCCCGGCCGGGACATCGCGCTGGCGCTGGACGTCGCGGCGTCGGAGTTCTACAAGGACGGTGCCTACCAGTTCGAGGGCAAGACCCGCACCGCCACGGAGATGACCGAGTACTACGCCGAGCTGGTCGACGCCTACCCGCTGGTGTCCATCGAGGACCCGCTGTTCGAGGACGACTGGGAGGGCTGGAAGATCCTCACCGACCGCCTGGGCGCCAAGGTCCAGATCGTCGGCGACGACCTGTTCGTCACCAACCCCGAGCGGCTGGCCCGCGGCATCGCCGGCGGCCAGGCCAACGCGCTGCTGGTGAAGGTGAACCAGATCGGCACCCTGACCGAGACCTTCGACGCCGTGCAGCTGGCGCACCGCAACGGCTACCGCTGCATGATGTCGCACCGCTCCGGCGAGACCGAGGACACCACGATCGCCGACCTGGCCGTCGCGGTGGACTGCGGCCA contains:
- the eno gene encoding phosphopyruvate hydratase, with product MASIEAINAREILDSRGNPTVEVEVLLEDGSFARAAVPSGASTGAFEAVELRDGDPARYGGKGVERAVQGVLDEIYPAVVGEDASDQRLIDQAMIDLDATPNKARLGANAILGVSLAVAKAAAESAELPLFRYLGGPNAHTLPVPMMNILNGGAHADSNVDIQEFMIAPIGAGSFREALRWGAEVYHALKSVLKEQGLATGLGDEGGFAPNLPSNRDALDLIKVAIEKAGYVPGRDIALALDVAASEFYKDGAYQFEGKTRTATEMTEYYAELVDAYPLVSIEDPLFEDDWEGWKILTDRLGAKVQIVGDDLFVTNPERLARGIAGGQANALLVKVNQIGTLTETFDAVQLAHRNGYRCMMSHRSGETEDTTIADLAVAVDCGQIKTGAPARSDRVAKYNQLLRIEEELDDAARYAGRSAFPRFTHEG